The Theobroma cacao cultivar B97-61/B2 chromosome 1, Criollo_cocoa_genome_V2, whole genome shotgun sequence genome contains the following window.
AGTCTAGAGTCCACATTTATGTACAAGGCTCCGTTGAGATATTGCACAATTACCTATCCTAATTGGATCTCTATATGTCTATATGAATCAATTAAGATAGGTTCTTTAGCATGTGTCCTAATTTGATTTCATGTGGCATTTAGGCGTATGTTTACCCTAATTGCTAATCAATTCACTCAATTTCTAAGTGAAATGAACATACACTACTCAAATCATGGTCTAATCTAAACTAACTTCATCAAGTCTCATTTAGATACTCACATCCATTCAATTGTTGATCAGGCAATTGAAGGGTATAAGCATAGATTTGAATAAGCATTACAATATCCattaatattaagtaaaagagaaacataatatccaaactacatgttgaaatctaccacaatcctagaaaataaatttagctgATACTATTTTCAACAAACAGCAACATCCCAAGcaaataattcatttttaCAGCAAAAGAAATAGAGAGAAAGTCAAATCCAGTGAGAGAAACAGCTCCAGCTTCTTTCGAAAGCTccttttccttgatttctcaTCCTTTCCTCTTTTGCAAAaagcttctttttttctctgaaAAGCTGCTCTGCTCCAGCCCCTTTTTCCAGCTCTAAAAGTCATATATATACCCCTCCTTAAAAGCCCtaagttaaaaaattgggCTTGCAGAAAAATCAGAAACCTGTGCTGGCGCTGTGGCACCAAGCTCTGTGGTTTTATGCATAGTGCATTCCAGTGCCGCAGCCACAGCCACAGCCACTCAAGGCTGCGGTGCCAACTCCTCTGTGCTGTCCCTGCTGCAGTATAGCCACTCCTTATGCGATTTTGACCACGATCAGAACTGGGCGAAGTGACAGACATGAAAGTTGTGACCcttcctcttagctttctagtGGTTCAAGAATCACGTTGTTTGGACGTCTGTATCGCCAGTTATGCTTGAGATACCACAGCATGTTCGTGAGAGTCTGCACTTAGCCATCCTTGCATGGTTCATCATTCATTCAGCTTTATGCATTTGAGAAccttcaaaaacaaaagctaaATCAGTGATGGCACAAATTAGGACTTTCAATCATGAAATCGAACTAAAATTacttgaaacaaaaatgattcaACACgtattaaacttaatttttttttttgaagagcAACATGTATTAAActtattaatgaaaaacatgaaaactacctaaaatcaatttaaaaacataaagaCTTAGCTATTTTTAGGCTAAAAAATGTGcatgataactctatataatagagttatcaaagACATTAAAGAATAACAGGAGCCGTATGATATCACTTCATTGTGACTTTTGTTTGCAGGAATGTAGTATCTTTGCATAACATGAAGCATGCTTATATTCAGATATATTTGTGTTCTGTCTTCATGTAATATGAAGGATGCTTGTTTGTCAGATATTTTGGTAGTCTTCAATGAATATTCAGCTGCTTACCTTAGTTGGATTCTTGAAAAGTTAGCATTGTGTGTCCAATGCTTAGACCTTGGCTTAGCATGGACTGCCAAGATGCTAATAAAATCGGTTGCTAATAACTGAAATTGCTGTTATTTTTGGTGCACTTAAGCCACTTTCGCATTATGAAGTGGATAATGTAAGGGCAGTGATCAACACCTTTCCCACTTTGCCCTCACTTTCTCAGTACATTTGTTGTGAGACTGATGATCAATACCTTTAGCATGACAATGTCTTATAGAAATATGAGTGCTGATATTATCCTGTTACTGTGGTGTCTATGGATAATTTAGGCAATTTACATAAGGCTTGTgagtacaaaattaaattccCTTGCCCTATTGAATTGTTAGATTGACTAAAAATGCCCAGGACATTGTAAGTGATAGAATCTGATGCTTTGAGAACATGTTTGTTTCACTTTTCTTTGGCTGTGGATGTAAAAGTTGCATGGTTGTAAATGCTTAATTGACTTAATAGGCAAATTGGTTGCTCATCCCAGCTCTGCTTGTTCTTGCAGTCTGTGATCCGAAAAGCCTCCTCTTCCTTTTTGGGATGCAGTTGGACTACAGTGATGCTCTTATTGGTGGAGGTTTCTCTTTCAAGAACCCAAATGCTACCCAGACATGTGGTTGTGGTAAATCCTTTGCGGCAGAAATGTGAAATTACATGTACAAAGACAGTTGAATAGATAATAATAGTCATTTATTACATGTATTACATACAAATTGTATCTGTAGTCTTTCAAGTTCCAATGACAGATATTCCTACTACCTTTCATAccttcttttttcctcttttagAAAGAAGTTCCTTTCTTATAGAACTTCTTGGTTCTAGCTCAAGGGAAGCATAGAAGTCTTCCTTGAGGGATATCAAGGCAAGGTGCCATGTTTTATGCATGTTGAGTTTGAGATCAAGCTCAAAATGCATCGCTATGGAGGCTGTTAGTAATTGCGAAACCTCTGCCCCCGGTGGGGTGGTGAAGGACAGGGAATGGGGTTGGGGATGGGTGAAAATGCAGATCGAGGTTGTGTTGAGGATTGTCAAGGATCCCCAAGCAGGGACGGGGATGGTTAAATCTCCTATCCACGTCCTGTAAGCATATGGAAAGAGTGGATCCTTTCAACTGTAGTATGAAAGTCTGAAAGGTTGACATCTACTTGTTTGATGCACTTGAGTCAATTTACCGAGCTCAAAATTTATTGTTCAAGGTTAGCTCGAGTAAGATAATCAGACTTTCAGGTTATGTCTAAGTTGTCGACTTGATATGCACTTCCAAATCAAAAGCTATATAAATGTTGAGGTTACGTGAATTATATACTTGTAATGTGTGCATTATTTGCAAGATTTCTAAGATATATACttcaaaattaaacaaagaaaaaaaatataattgtacAAAATGATCATCACCTCCtccttttgtcatttttccCTTTCTACTTACAACGGATTTTCATGTTTGTCTTGGACTAgacaatttttcactactatTTGGGATTTGTTCATTTTATGCTATGTTATTGAAAAAATGGCGAAAATAGCCCGCATTCGGGCCATCTTATTTCGGGAAGGCCGAACCTTATTCCAGAACAAACCATAACAAAACCCATAACCAAACACTCTAAAACCCCAAAATTAACCCTAAACATTTCCACTATATATTTCTCACAAACCCTACTTCAGTTTCTCTACCCAAAAACCCTAGCCTCCCACACCCCCTCTTCCCCCAAAAATGGCAGCAGCGGCCGTTCGCCCACTCGTCAATGTCCAAACCTTAGAAGGAGACATGGCCACCGACGCCGCCCCGACAGCCCCTCTCCCCGACGTCATGAAGGCGGCCATCCGCCCCGACGTCGTCAGCCACGTCCACGACAACATCTCTAAAAACAAACGTCAACCTTACGCCGTCTCCAAACGCGCCGGTCATCAAACCTCCGCCGAATCCTGGGGTACCGGCCGTGCAGTCTCACGTATCCCACGTGTACCTGGTGGTGGAACCCACAGAGCAGGCCAAGGTGCTTTCGGTAACATGTGTCGTGGTGGCCGCATGTTTGCTCCAACCAAGATCTGGCGCCGTTGGCACCGGAAAATCAACGTTAACCTAAAACGGTACGCTGTCGTTTCGGCGATTTCTGCTTCGGCTATTCCTTCTCTTGTGATGGCGCGTGGACACCGTATCGAGTCGGTTCCGGAGCTTCCTCTTGTGATTTCGGATTCCGCTGAGGGCGTCGAGAAGACTTCGGCTGCTATTAAGGTCTTGAAACAGATCGGGGCTTATGCGGACGTCGAGAAGGCGAAAGTTAGCCAGGCCATTCGTCCCGGAAAGGGCAAAATGAGGAATCGCCGGTATATTTCTAGAAAGGGCCCATTGATTGTGTACGGTACTGAGGGAGCTAAGCTGGTAAAGGCATTCCGGAACATTCCTGGTGTTGAAATTGCTAATGTGGAAAGGCTGAATTTGCTCAAGCTTGCTCCCGGTGGTCATCTGGGACGTTTCGTGATCTGGACTAAATCAGCTTTTGAGAAGCTTGATTCGATCTACGGGACTTTTGATAAGCCTTCTGAGAAGAAGAAGGGGTACGTGCTGCCCCGTCCCAAGATGGTTAATGCTGATTTGGCTAGGATTATTAACTCTGATGAGGTCCAATCGGTTGTGAAGCCAATTAAGAAGGACGTGAAGAGGGCGCCAATGAAGAAGAACCCTCTTAAGAATTTGAATGCTATGCTGAAGCTTAACCCATATGCTAAAACTGCTAGGAGAATGTCTCTATTGGCTGAGGCTCAACGAGTGAAGGCCAAGAAGGAGAAGCTcgacaagaaaagaaaacccatCTCTAAGGTATTTgattcttttcattttgtcGTCTCATTTATATTGCATTTAATACATTCATGTGCAAAAAGTTTTGTAGTTGTTTATGATTTGTGTTAAGTTTTTGTGGCCTAGCTCGCTTATCCAATTTGATTAATCATCTGCATCACTTGTGGATGTAACTGATCTGCTAGCTGCAATTGTAGTATTAAAATGTATGCTGTTCTTATTAATGAAGcattcttttaataatttttccaTTAAGATACCAATGTTGTCTCAGACATCAACACGAGTTAGATATTAGTTCATTCCACTTGCActttatttcttcaatttcttgCAGTTCGTATTGGTTCCATAGCTGTTGTAGCAtgtattgtttttttatttattctatgAACCCACATGTTTggtttgatgaaaattttatttcctttcccTAATTGATGCCGTGTCTGTTATACATTGCACTAAGTATTTTGATTAGTCCTAAAACTGCAAATGGAATTTAGAGTAGTTTgatgttataatttttatagttataatATTTTGGTGTAGCTTACAACTCTTTTGCCATCAAATAgccatttttttaaatgatgaaatgCTTTTGAACTTGACTTTCTTTTGTGGAAAGATAGCCTTTGCTATGTATGTTGGCCCCAAAAGTTTGAAAGAGATGTTCTATACAAATGCATTTTATTATCTGAATGTGATGGATTATTTAGAATGTTATAGGCCCTTTAAACAAGATTGATCTTGCATTGGTTCCTGAATATTTTTAAACCTCTTATTGTTCTGAGTATTGGGTTGACCTTTTTCTTATTGTCTCCCTTGTTCCTTGGAACCTTTCAGGAGGAGGCAGTTGCAATCAAGTCAGCAGGAAAGGCATGGTACCAGACAATGATCTCTGATAGTGACTACACAGAGTTTGAGAACTTCTCTAAGTGGCTTGGTGTATCCCAGTAATTTAGTACTATTCCATTAGAAATTCTCTTGGACGAAATTTTGTTAATTGGTTTTGTTTTGGcgttgaattttatatatttgctGTTTATGTTTTATGGATGAGTGGAGTGGAAGGCTTTACTTCCCTCTTTTTTGTCCATTTTTCTGGCTAGGTGGaacaatttcttttacaaAGAGAACAAGTATTAAACATTTTAGAACTGCAGGTTCTTTTTTGGTACTGAAATGCTCTTTCTTGGTCTGCAGTGTGGACTTAATTACGCTACTACAAAGATTTAATTTATGGTTTCTTTGATTCAATTGTTATGACATTGGTGTTAGTAATCATGTTTTTTACGTAAAGGCATTAGCAATCTTTGAGTTTCTGTTTAGGAATTTGGGATCTTGATTTCTATGACGCCTCATTAGTGATGATAGTTGAACATGCGACTTCCCTTAGTTCGTTCCGGTTATATCTTGTAATCCTTTGTAACAGCTGCTCACACGATGCGAGGGCTATCTCACTCTCAGTTTCACAAGCTTGCGAAaccattttttctcttttgagtATGAATATATTGCATTTGTTTGAGAGCAATTGATGTATTGCATTTTTTGAAACAATTATCATCAGTAGCAATTACAAAATGGATCATGTAAGCTATTTGGAACTGACCCAATGAGGAAGAGTGCAGTAAAAATGCAAGCAAACCGTACGTGTGCCTTGATTAATACTTTGAGCGATGAACTCTCTCAAGGTATTGAAGCCGCAACGCTTAATCTCGACTATGTAATGGTTGACATCATTGATGCTCTGGTTAATCCCTTGGTCGTAACCATCGGAGAGGAGAAGTCTTGCCGATACCGAAGGGCTTCCAAATGATACACAAATGACTGAACTTTCGGGTTTTGAGTCGAGTCCATTCCATTTTCCTCTACTCTTTCGTAGCTTCAAAATGATTTCAGCAGATTTTTCCCATCCAAAGGGCCGATTCCAGCTAAATTGTACTTGTCAAGAGCTTTTATAGCCTCAACTTCTAATACATCGAAGGTGTTAAACTAGTGCTCTTGGATTGGTCCCTTGTTCAAGAATTCCAATGTGCTCTTTGTATGCTTGGAACGGCATATCAAGTGAATTTGGAGATCTGAAAAAAGGAAGGTAAGTCACAACAGGAAAGCAGTGGCAACCCCGAGATGTTTCGTCAAAAATGAGGGATCATTCATATCATTGCTAATGATCTTGTCATAGCCTCTGAAGCAATGATAATAGATGTTCAAAATACTGGCAAGTTGGTTCCAAAGGAGCGAGGCTGGGATATGAAACACGCGCCACCACAGCCACCCAAGGAACAAGAGTGCAGTGAATAATGTAAGTGAACTTGGTGCCTTGATTAATACTTTCAGCAAGAAACTCTTTCAAGGTTTGAGAACCGCAACGCTTAATCTCCATGTAATGGTGGACATCATCGCTAAGTTGAAAGCAATGGTCGAAGCCATCTGAGAAAGAGGCGTAGGTTAAGCCTTGGAGAGGGAAAGTTTTGTTCATGCGTTGGGTGGTAGGGTGAGATGATTGCCATTGCTTATTAGTCTCTTAGAATTTAAGGGAAGGATTACTGTGGCCTTTAACAGGAAATGTTACTAATAGGATTTGGGTTTGATATTTTTTGGTGAAAACGAATCAAAAATTTGTTATTCGTagatatattttgaaaaaaaagatgatTTCAAACTACCATTGCTTATAGTAGGTGCTGTGTTGGGCCATGCCCTTAGCCTTCACGGGCAGTTAAATAACAGAGCTAAGCTCTCGAATAGCCCATACACGTCACCTGATAATTTTAGCAGGCTGGCTGTGCTGGAAAAGGCACGgcccagaaaaaaaaaaaacaagtgtAGGAAGAAACAAGGAAGAGACACATGGCAAGAAATGAATTGGATGGTGAATTAATCAACGGTGGAAACTTAAGGTAAACCAACACACGGCTCACTGATGGACTGCAGCACCATCAGCACAACCTTGCACACCGGGTAGTGAGATAGAGCGAGTCCTTGTAGTCTGATACTCAAAAACCCTAATCCAGTAAAACACAAGCAGAAGTTTGATTGAGTTCTCCGATCATGGCCTTCTCTACTCGTCTCGTCTCCAAATCTCGTCAggtatttttcctttattcCAGATCTCCATCTAGGATTTCCTTAATTTCTCCTCTCTTTTTATTGTTAACCTTCATTTTATTCTCGGCTTCTCATTTAGGTCCTATTCAGATTCagattgtttattttatttattcagTTTATTCGCTTTTAGCTTACGTCCTTGACAGATCTGTGGAAACTTCATTGATGTATAGATTaatatgatttaattaaatatttgtaattttattttcatttttgtcaaatgCCTATTAAGCTCGGGTATTTTGTCTAATATTTACTGAGAAatgttgaaataaaaaatattttttcttccaGAAAAAAAGGCTTAGGTATAATGAGAAATATTAAGCCTGATAACTGCCACAACAGCGAAAATATTACTTGTAGAATTCCCATCTACattgttttaagttttttttttcactgttatttaatttattttattaacctTGAAAATGTGATGTTTTATTTGTAACTGATGTTTGGCTGACATGttgccttttttttctttttaatctcTGGGTAATTTGTACAGCTATTTGGTAGTCAAGCTATTATGCGACAGGAGCATGCCATTCCAGTCCGTTTTTATGCCAAAGAGGCTGCTCCCGCTGCACTTAAGGGAGATCGTAAGTGCATATTGAGATGCTTGCTTTGCTTTGacattaatttggagttttttggttttttactACGCCCTTCTACTTTAGCTTGTAGTATGTATATAGAGCACTATCATTATTGCTCGTGTTTCTGTGGACCATATGTTTGTATGCTTCTTGCATATTTATAGATGTGATTTGATTTTCTATAAGCTTAGAGGTTTCGATGTTTTGATGCATATGTGGAAATGAAATGGGGCCAAATGTCTTTGTCatgttttgatgtttttaTCATCTGTTGGTAGTAGATAATTGTTGATTGCTTAATGCTAACATGTGGAGTTTGGTTCTCATTAGTTCTTGATATTTTGTGTGGTTTACTTACAAATTTCCTgttctttaattaaaaagagatGTTGAAAGACATCTTTTTGGAGGTTAAGAAGAAATTTGAGACAGCATTGGGAATACTTAAGAAGGAGAAGATCACTATTGACCCAGATGACCCAGCTGCTGTATCTCAGTATGCAAAGGTTATGAAGACAGTTAGAGAGAAGTAAGTTTTGTCACTGTTTCGTTATTGACTTGTTCTACCATAGCTACGCTTTGGACATTTGCACATCTGTTTTTAGTAGTATAGATCAAATTGTGCTTGCTAGAACCTTGGAAAGGCAATAAGGTAGAAAAGGGGATTACTGGTGCTTCTTTGCCCCTGGCCCTGAATTTTTAGGCTACACTAGTGTTTTATTCCTGGCCTACAAGGAGCGGTCAATATCTGCACACCCCACTccctcccccccccccaaaaacAAACACTACTACTANNNNNNNNNNNNNNNNNNNNNaaaaaaaaaaaaaaaaaaaaaaactcattcttcattaaaaaaaaatggagattAGGAAAACACAAGAATAAATTACTTAATCTACTTTGAGAGATTAAATGAACGCCATTATCaagtttggctatataaatttGTTATAGAAATAACATCAAAATTAACCTTTCTGAAACTCAGTAATTATGCAGCTCCCATATGCCTGTTTGAGATCTGTTGGATAACCCCTATATCGAAAGGGGGATTATATAAAATGCAACTGCCTTCCCTATATATTGTTTACCAATGTTGAATTATAGCTTCTCCAgtgatttgtttttttataatttaagtcAATAGGAAGATAATACACTGAAactatatttaattaattgcttTGAAAACTGGTTTTATAAGCCTTGTTGAGCCAATCTTAATTTGActaaaatttagttgttattAAACTACTATAGGATTGGTTTTGAgcttgtttttttattaaagtaGCTGATCCCCAGCTTGGTTCATTTGCAGTCTTAACTAAATTGGTTTTTGATATGAATTCAAGGTTGCACAACTTCacttcataatttttctttcgaGGAACCACTTCATAAGTTTTAACAATAATCATAAGAGATTATACTTAAATGTGTGGCCAGTAAGCATTCTCTTATTATGCTTGTTCTATTCCGTTTTCTGACCTTATGTTATCATGTCACATTAAACAAGATAAAAATAGTGCAACGAAAGTGATATTCACATCCATGTCATTGGTTCATAATGTGTTGCCTCTAATATTTGTCCTTCCTGCAGGGCTGACTTGTTCTCAGAATCTCAACGGATCCAACACACCATCCAAACACGAACTCAAGGGATTCGCGATGCTCGGACATATTTATTGACACTGCAGGAAATAAGGATCAAGTATGTTTTACCCTACTTTTCAGTTAGTTTAGTATCATACAtaaaccattttttttcttatttgggAATGGAGTAGTTGAACCCAGCTCGTTGAGCAAAGAGATACATGCACCTCCAATTGAGCCAGGTGCCTGGATGCTCATTTATAAATCCTTAATGTTGTAATGAATACCATATTTcatagtttaattttatgtgcCTGCTTTTTCTGCTAAGATGTAGCAGGTTTATGTGATTCTTGTTCTCATCAGTGTTTCTTCCCTTCTTTAAAAGAAGAATCAAAGTATAGCTTTCACCTAAGGAAAATTCTTGGAGTCTTGTTTTGCTTGAGATTGGTCCTTTTAGAGTTGAATTGAGCATGCATGCAATATAAAGAGCTGCTGCTGtctaatttcatatttttttatcatgaaCTCCGAGTATCATTTCAATGACACTCATATGTCCACATTGCACGATTAATCtgtttactttattttattttatttatttcatttatttcattttctacgTTTTCTAGGAGAGGACTTGTTGATGAACTTGGTATTGAGCCTATGATGATGGAGGCTTTggagaaagttgaaaaacaaaTCAAGAAGCCACTTATGAGGGATGATAAGGAATCAATGTCTCTTCTCATGGCAGAGTTTGACAAGATTAATAAgaagtaagcattcattacAATATCTAAATATCTCTTCTTATTCTATTGCCATCAACTAGGATTTTCTGAAtctattttttgaaaataggaATGGTAAGTATTCTTCGACTAAGAATTAGCAAGATTCATTATGGAATTCCTACAATGGTCTCATTGTggaaaatattgaatttttaagCCATTTTTGCAAAGCATGTCAGCACACTCTGAtccattttcataaaatggtTGCTGGAGGTGCATCTATACTTTGTCTCGGTCCCTAAAGGAAAGTGGAGAGTTATGTTTTTGTCTAACTGTTTCTTTTACTAGGCTTGGAATTTCGAGGGAAAATCTGCCTAAGTATGAGGAAGAGTTGGAGCTCAAAATCGCCAAGGCCCAATTGGAGGAGCTGAAGAAGGATGCCCTTGAAGCAATGGAAACACAAAAGAAGCGGTATGTTAAAATTCTTATGGTTTGCctattataaatctttttcctttgtcACATTATGATCTTTTATGAAGTAGCCCTGGGACTTTTGTCAGTTTGGTGGTTGGATGAAATTGGGTTCATAGGAGCATATCATGGGTCATAAAAATGGCCTTCAGTCATACTCATGTAACTTTTAAGCTGTCTTTTATGTTGAAGTTAATTTGGGAGAAATATCTTTACATGCAACGAGGGGacatttccaattttaccgtTCAGTATCAGAGAAACATGGTAGTTTGTTTAAAAAACTATGAGAAAAACATGGCATTTTTTGTCAATGTCATACATCAAAACAGTTTAGAAGACCAAATCATTTATCGGTCTGGTATTTGCAGCCATATGTTAGATAAAATGTTATATTTGGATCATAgcataaattatgaaaatgtttttaatcTTTGTTGTGATAGAAActgatgcatttatttttccTGTAAACAATTTTCTGTCTTCAGGGAGGAATTCAAGGATGAGCCAATGCCCGATGTTAAGTCTTTGGACATCCGGAACTTTCTCTGAAATTCAAATTCACTGGTGGTGTTCCAATTTGGGGGTTATTAATCAATGAGGTGGACAAGAACAAGTGTTCCGGAATTGGGGAATACCTTTCTCATTATgctataataataaaagaagcaACTGGTCATTTGAGAGTGCACAACCAATTGATCTGAACGAGTTAAATGTTGTTTCATGTTTATGATTGAACTACATTCTACAACCGGCTCAGTAGTGGTAATCTTTTGTTAATGCACATGCTATTGagttattttgtttctttaaacTAATTGTACGGATGATTTTTCGGCCATGATCTGCTTTCTTGCATCGTCGAATCATTGTAAATGGATAAGATATTGAGCTTGAAGGCAGAACCGTTTTACCTTGCGCCGTGCTAACAAAACTGGTTTACCCAAGAAGGGCAggcagttttttttttttttttttgaatagtaagAAGGGCAGGTAGTTAGTCGTAGCCACGGGTGTCGCCTACGCAAAGGGTGAGTAGCGTTGCTCCCCATGGATGGCAATGTTGGCTTGACAAAATTGGCCGAGTGCCAGCAATGGACGGTAATCTTATTATTAcccaataataattacaacaAAATCAGCAATCCAGAAGGCATTTGGGACATCAGAATGCGATTAGCCAAAGCATTTGGGACATTAgttatttcctttttcatatTAGCATTGGGCTTCAGAAAACACCAATTACAGTCATTACTCGGATTCTAGGTGGCTCCAGAAATTCAAACATGCATCCTTTTGGGAAAATTCCTGCCTATGTAAACTTTTGGCCATTTTCGTTTCTTTTTCGACTTTACACATAACAGAATCATTC
Protein-coding sequences here:
- the LOC18611697 gene encoding probable ATP synthase 24 kDa subunit, mitochondrial — translated: MAFSTRLVSKSRQLFGSQAIMRQEHAIPVRFYAKEAAPAALKGDQMLKDIFLEVKKKFETALGILKKEKITIDPDDPAAVSQYAKVMKTVREKADLFSESQRIQHTIQTRTQGIRDARTYLLTLQEIRIKRGLVDELGIEPMMMEALEKVEKQIKKPLMRDDKESMSLLMAEFDKINKKLGISRENLPKYEEELELKIAKAQLEELKKDALEAMETQKKREEFKDEPMPDVKSLDIRNFL
- the LOC18611695 gene encoding 60S ribosomal protein L4, with translation MAAAAVRPLVNVQTLEGDMATDAAPTAPLPDVMKAAIRPDVVSHVHDNISKNKRQPYAVSKRAGHQTSAESWGTGRAVSRIPRVPGGGTHRAGQGAFGNMCRGGRMFAPTKIWRRWHRKINVNLKRYAVVSAISASAIPSLVMARGHRIESVPELPLVISDSAEGVEKTSAAIKVLKQIGAYADVEKAKVSQAIRPGKGKMRNRRYISRKGPLIVYGTEGAKLVKAFRNIPGVEIANVERLNLLKLAPGGHLGRFVIWTKSAFEKLDSIYGTFDKPSEKKKGYVLPRPKMVNADLARIINSDEVQSVVKPIKKDVKRAPMKKNPLKNLNAMLKLNPYAKTARRMSLLAEAQRVKAKKEKLDKKRKPISKEEAVAIKSAGKAWYQTMISDSDYTEFENFSKWLGVSQ